A genomic segment from Cyanobium sp. NIES-981 encodes:
- a CDS encoding carboxysome peptide B, whose protein sequence is MEIMQVTGSIICTQRVEGLLHWNLRTLRNAKGKLAVAVDPVGASPGNWVFTASGSAARFACGVPDTQTDLTIGGIIDFWEPDG, encoded by the coding sequence ATGGAGATCATGCAGGTCACCGGCTCGATCATCTGCACCCAGCGGGTTGAGGGGCTGCTGCACTGGAATCTGCGCACGCTGCGCAACGCCAAGGGCAAGCTCGCCGTGGCGGTGGATCCGGTCGGCGCCTCGCCCGGCAACTGGGTGTTCACCGCCAGTGGCTCGGCCGCCCGCTTCGCCTGCGGGGTGCCGGACACCCAGACGGATCTGACCATCGGCGGGATCATCGATTTCTGGGAACCCGATGGCTAG